A single genomic interval of Metasolibacillus fluoroglycofenilyticus harbors:
- a CDS encoding nicotinate-nucleotide adenylyltransferase codes for MKRVGILGGTFNPPHNGHLLMANEAFHALKLDEVRFMPNAIPPHKEVQLLATDEQRIQMLQLAISDVPYFKVEKSELESGGISYTYNTMHLLQEREPNTRFYFIIGGDMIDSLHTWYHIEELVTFVQFVGIKRPGTEATTTYPVQLLETPEMNLSSTVIRQRCQNGGPLKYIVPEAVEAYIRKEGLYGARKTT; via the coding sequence ATGAAACGAGTGGGAATTTTAGGGGGCACATTCAACCCACCACATAACGGTCATTTGCTAATGGCGAATGAAGCTTTTCATGCGTTAAAGTTAGATGAGGTGCGCTTTATGCCGAATGCCATACCGCCACATAAAGAGGTACAGCTACTTGCAACAGATGAGCAGCGAATACAAATGCTTCAATTAGCAATTTCAGATGTACCTTATTTCAAGGTAGAGAAGAGCGAGCTGGAAAGTGGCGGCATATCCTATACGTATAATACAATGCACTTATTGCAGGAGCGCGAGCCTAATACGCGGTTTTATTTTATTATAGGTGGCGATATGATTGACAGCTTGCATACATGGTATCATATTGAGGAGCTTGTCACTTTTGTACAATTTGTAGGGATTAAACGACCAGGAACAGAAGCAACAACAACGTATCCAGTACAATTACTAGAGACACCTGAAATGAATTTGTCTTCTACAGTTATTCGCCAGCGCTGTCAAAATGGTGGGCCATTAAAGTATATTGTACCAGAGGCAGTAGAGGCATATATTCGAAAGGAAGGTCTTTATGGAGCGCGAAAAACTACTTGA